Genomic window (Juglans microcarpa x Juglans regia isolate MS1-56 chromosome 2S, Jm3101_v1.0, whole genome shotgun sequence):
CACTAATCCCatttatatttctaaaaataattatgcaaTTCATACCAAAATTCAGTTTTTATCATATGATATGGGCATTGAATAGGTGTTGGCATTTGATACCATCTCAACTTCCAAAGTTTCCCATATCCAACTTTTTATGTCTTAACGTGTTCATTAGAGGGATATGATGGACAAGattccatatcatatcatggtaGGGGAGCTTCTTGAGTGATTAAAAGAgtaaacaataattatatttgtattataaTTGGCATCGATTGAGTTAATTACTAGGAAAAACCCATGTTTAgttattttaatgatatattaatacttaaaataccataccttgagagagagagagagagagagagagagttggtaGATACGTGGGCGGGAAAAATGTCAAAAAGTATGCAAGTTCGGGTGACGGAGGAAATTGCAAAATTACTTAAAGTATAATGTCGATGGCTAGCAGTAAATTACACCTCACAAGGTCTTACCCTTCGCTTTATCAAGAGAGACTGTTTAGGAATGAATGAAATCGACAAATGCTCTtgaattttagagttttgttacAAATCAATAGTTGTTCACATCACACATTTCACACATgacgtgattttttttttcacagagtatgagagtgtttttcatagaatgagatagtgaatagtagttgatgagaattttttttctaaattttaagcTTGTGTGGTGAAATTATAgctaactttattttatttttagattctaAAATTCATGAACTACTCTGGTACTTATGGACCACTTGGTTGAATGATGAAGAACATGATTTGAATGGGGAATTAACATTTGTATTTATGCTTCTTTTTGTTCCAATGTTTGAGAACTCATTAGGTTTGGACCACTCTATTTGATTgataaaaataaccaaaaaaaaaaaaaaaaggtcaatgGCAGCATAGACAACTTCCTTCTTTGGGTGTTCCAAAACTTACGAGCTGAATTTGGTTATGGACCACATgaatcatgaaaaaaataataatttatttttgaaaaatactttagctacaaaaaaattatataaaaaaaatttataaattgatatgacttgatatggtacatcaaattataaagttattttatcgtaaagtagatctaatagatcCTATGAAtcaacatcagttcataggtttttttttttttttttaatacaaattgcAACTTCCTCTGcccataaatttttattttttggtttctcAATTATTAGGAAGtaacttatcattatatttGACACACATGTTTCAATTGTGAGCATTATTATTGCAAGGTGGGTATGGTGGAATCCAACCACTGAATgtactttataatataaaaaaataacttgatTATCTTTTGCTCTACGTTATTAACTctttaacttttaagttttaacacATTATTCAATATGTGAAAGGAAATAAAGGACCAACCATTGCGGCTGATTCCCTTACCATCACGTCTGTCCACTCGAGTCTTAAAACCAATTAAAACGGTAAGGGGCGTGTACAATAGATGTAAATAATAAAGTCGGGCTACTCTGTCAGTCAGAGTAACCCGCTCAAAATACcgatagtatatatattttcttttaatatatttaaatattttaaaaaaataaaaaaaacatattaaaacatttaaaattactttcttaattattaaggctgcatttgaatgttgaactgaattaagttgagatgataaaaaattattagagtattattttttaatattattattatttttagatttaaaaaaattgaattgtttattatattttgtattaaaatttgaaaaaattgtaatgatgaattgagatgagtttatgaagtaaacgaagcctaagtaaaaaaaaaatgtcaagcAGTCAAAGTAAGAGGTAAAATAGTgtttcttaaataataataggtaaataatatatatatttaatttttaaaaggtaaaaaaaatagaaaaattattatactcTTGGAACGTGTAAAACGTGTTAATAAAAGCACTTccattcatttaatttttcgtaatatattatatgataataatattatatattcacaataattatattaaaaacattaatcttagcCCTTTTCATACTCTGTGGCTGGTCCGTCCCATGGTTTTCTGGACCTTAGCAAATGGGATGACAAATGGGCGTGGAAATTCCGTCTGCAGCAAATGAGAGCAACTCTTCTTGGACTAGGACTGGCCTGCATGTCTGGACAATATTGGGCCAACGGCCCAACAGTGAGACTTAGGGTGTTAtttagatttaaagatgagttgagatgagttgtgaatacaaacctctccttaCTTGGATCtattattttaccaaaaataaaaattaataacaaagacacaaataatagaaatcaaatatagatataaaaagTTCAGACGTTgagatttttcagatttttttgcTTCATTTTACGAAATTTAAGAGATGCAAAATCGGATTTTACCGAtataagtctattttttttaatgtattaaatACATTATTGACTTGAAAATCTACTATATCATGATCTTCTTTCCCGGCTAGTTCTGCCAGCTGCCAGACCTGTTTCCTTGGTTGTGCTTTCGTTGGATAATAAATAGGAACACTTGAAATCTCATTAATCTATTCATGTGCGTCACTAATTAGATGACGagatatttgattattttaaggAAGTCATAGTTACTCTCACCTTTTACCTACGTTTAGTTGAATTTTTTCACTTTGACATTCATAGCATTAGGCAAAAATCACAATGCCGAACATCCGTAGAGACCATTGCAATGTTTTGCTTTAATTAAATAGTCAGATTCTGCCCAATGTCTTTATCTAGCCTTAAGCCAAAGTAGATTAgatctcgtttggttacatagatgtgataaaaaatctgttaatattagtgaaatagtttgtaaatagtagtgaaattatttaagttaatatattttatgagattttgataaataagagataaaaaaactgaataaaaatattataaaattaaaatattgttaaaatataaatttttagtataatttttgttttgaaatttaaaaaagttgaattattttttatgttttgtttgaaatttaagaaaatgatttaaatattgagatgagatgtgatgaaattAGTTGACTATAAAACCAAATGGGACCTAAATAACCAGAAGTCATCTAGCCTTAGAAAGTTTGGATactgagatgagttgagatgaaagttgaaagttgattaaaatattattaaatattatttttttaacattattattattttgaaatttaaaaaaattaaattatttattatattttatataaaaatttaaaaaacttgtaataataaaattgaattcgTTTTGGCTCAATACCAAATGAAAATGATCAAACCGCTTTTAACGGATTTTGTAggtaaaaaaaatgcaatacaaAATAGGTAAATTAAGCCATTAAAAATCTGGCCGCATTGGCTGGTGCACGAAACTTTTATAGTGGCATGTCTCCTGCCATTACCAAGGTCACGTTCATTTCACGTTCATTGTCCGTGACTAGAAAGTAGAAACCCTAGCTTGCGGCTTAGGGGTTTTAAAGCCAGAGCGACGGTCGTCTTCTAGGGTTTTAGATAAACCTTCGAGCTACATTTCCCTCACTGAATCGATTTTACCCGAAAAATATGGGTTTCTGGGTCAGTTTCCGAGTCGATTTCCTTTACTTCCCTTTAGTCATTTGCttcaatctcttcttcttcttcttggttttatttttgtttccttgTATATGTTTGATATCTGAGAAACCGCAGGAAAAATATCTGAGAAAATCAAGGGAGCGTCTAAAAGTTAAAGTTATACATTGTATGTACTTATCTTTTTGTGTGTTTATCTTTCTGTTTCTCAGGAATTGAAGTGAAACCGGGCAAACCGTACCCTTACCACTCGGACAATGTGCAAGGAAAGCTTCACATAACTCAGGTCCGTTTCCGTAGCTAAATCCAACCCAAAGTTATTTCAAGTTCTTGAAATCTTTTACAAAACTCGATACTGAGATTTAGACAAGATTAATTCtatgtctatttttttacaagtaaaattatATAGCTATttcttaaaaagagaaaaaagtattGCAACCATGATTCAATGGACACTTTTGGCTTTGATTGAAGTTATACGAGACAGACTATCTCATTTCTGTTAATTTTGATTGCAGATGCAAAAAGGTGAAAAGTATTATTAATGAACCAATCTCCTTGTTTCTtctttgatagaaaataattcctTGCTCACAGAGTTTGTTTGCGCATTTGTATATAAACTATACGTTTCCGGGGGTTTGATGCTTAGCCTGAATTGgttatttgaagtttgaaaattgggttttgaaCTTGAATGGCATATGAGCCAATGATGTAAGTTTTGGTACAATTGATAGGTCTTGgggatttaaaaatttaatggaACTGGTTGTTAAGAGACTCCAGTCTCCAAGGTTGtagatattattttctaattttatatttgtgaATTTTCCTGTTAATATATGATGTGTGCTAATCCAGGCAACATTAGGCCTCGGCTCTTCAACAGAGAGGTGCATAATTCAGTGTTTTGTAGGACATAAGAATCCAGTTTTCTTGTGTTCTTTGTTACCGGATAAGAATGAGTCGTGCCCTCTAAATCTTGAATTTGATAATGATGATTTATTTGCCTTCTCGGTGATTGGCCCCCGTAGCATTCATCTCTCTGGTTATTTTGAGGCTGATGATGGATATGCCATTCAAGATCACTATGAATCGTATCCTTTTGATTAGTTCCTCTACCCCCCTTTAATTGGTTGGATAGATCTTGTttcagtattattttatatttcccTTACTACCTCCTGAAGTGATTCTTCTGGGGAGGATATTGGTGAAACACAGACAGAGGATTCATCTGACTTTGATTCTGAAGATGACTATGATGAAGACTTCATTGACGACAGTGATCTTGAGATGTACTCACCTTCACATATGCCAAATAGTGGAGGTAGCTTGAAATTTTGGAAGACTTCTCTAACTTTGAGCAACATAAAATTTGAAGATTCaatgttttttcttctctctctctctctctccttttcttgaTACTTTTGGGATCTACTTGCTCATAGTACTATTGCTGATACCAGTTGGTTACGTGTACTGTATACACTCATCTTGTGTGCAATAGGGTGGCTGAGAAGCTTTTTGCTGTGCTTTCTGGTGCCCACAAAGCACAGACTCTACTCACTTACTACTGTTCTATGTAACATTTGATatgtttcatataaatattatacctcacttactgataaaaaaatagtatagtCTCACTTGTGCCTAACTAAAAAGATTTGGTTTTCATTTAAGGGGAAGCATCAAATTGATGGgaagtttttttgaaaaaaagagtgGTTTCAGAATTTgtcaaaaaaattcatttcttgaatATTTGATGGAGAAACTTCTCTAAAAATGTTTTCGTATGTGGGccaagaaataaaagatgattATTTTCAGTTGAAGGTTTTGGATATCTTTGTAATACATCTACGGTTCAAATGTTATCTCTTAACAACTCAAAAGAGGTGAACAGAAAAGAGTTGCTAAATTATGATGTAAGGTTATCGTGTTGGGTCAGAAGGTCACTATACAGAAACCTTAATTGGTTTTAAGGTATATGGAAAGTTGATCCTGAGAACATAAGGCCCAAGACCATGAAGCTTGGATGGCATTGTTGATACTGAGTACAACTTTATTAGCATgttgttattataattattagtaacTCTTTCCAAGACAATGAATGAATATTGAATGGAATGGAAGTTGAACATTGGAAAAAAGTAGAGAAGTGCCCcttccttttttattattaaagtccCCATCTGCTGTTGTTTCACTGCTGCATATTGTGCTGTCTTCCTTTGATCAAGTAAAGTCTAGCCCTTTTTCATTTGAAGGAGGCTAATACCTTCTGATTTATAATTTAGGATGTATTCGCCGAGTCCAATGTAATGTGTACATGCATGTAACTTTTCATTGTATTGTTTGGTTTTGATTCTGATTGGTTCAGTTTCTAGAAGTTCTTGATTTGGTGTTGGTTCGGTCTTTGGAACTAATtgtggttttggttttgaaaatagCCGACCTGACCCAACATGCATCTCCATCGAATATCATGTGTTCTTAGGCTTAGCtgatattataatgattttcttttcgttAGTGTTGTAGATTTGAACTACTTTTTTGGTCATGTACTTTTGCCTTATAAATTTGGTGTTAATTCTTCTTTATGCAAGGCATGCTGCAAGCTTATTTTTGTCAATATGTTATATAATGTGCATATTTGTCGTCTCTGATTTCgtttcttccttttttgtcattttttatttttattgtagttGTAATTGAGGAAATAGTGGACAATGAAAAGCCTACAAATGGAAATGGTCAGCTAAAACGAAAAATGAAGAATCAATCAAGTGACTCCGAGAACCATAGAGAAtctcaacaacaaattattGTCAAGAGTGGTGTTGTACCTGTTTTGGaaagtgaagatgatgatggttttCCAGTTTCTGCCGCACATAAAAGCAATGCTAATATTCAGAAGCCCGAGACAGAAGCTGAGAttacagaaaagaaaataaccGAGAAAACCAAGAAGAAGACGAAAGCAAATGATGGTGATCATGCTGCTGGCTTAAAAAGAAAGGTTGAAAGCAATGACCAAGATGATCATCCAGAAAGGTGATGGATCCACCCATTTTCTATTATCATTGATACTTGCTAACAATTTATATTGTATGTGTGTGCGAGTATGTCTATTTTGTCATTTCAGTTGGGACTTCTGCTAGTTTTTCAAACCtgataattataacaaaaaaattccagCCTTGATGCATGGGTATTGATCCTTAATTACGTTGTTCACAGTAATGTAACTTAAACTGTTTCTCTTTTATATGGGTCAAGtatttttacctatcaaaaaaaaaaaaaaaactgtttctCTTTTGCTAAATGTCCTTTGAGCTAGGAAgcttatgaaatattttattggtgCATCCATATGCTAAGCCATTCCTGAAATTAATGTTAGgcaaaagaggaaaaacaagaagaagggGAAAGAACAGGCTAAAGAGGGAAATGCTCTTTTATCTGGTAAGGACACTGAGATGAATATTCCTGTTGACAATGAAAAGCGGCCGGAGGAGTTGAAGAGGAGCCCCAACCTGGACCAAGTTTCTCCCGTTGGGAATGACCATGATCAGAAGCTGTCAAATGAGAAGTGAGGAGATTTCTCATTGTTTAGACTAGTAAAGTTCATGCAGTTCAATATTGTTTAGCATTAGTGTATCTAtgctctgttttttgttttttcttgagTTGGACAGCTCAGTTCCTCAACCCCCCATTATGTATGGAATTTCACTGAATTTCTGcagttcactttttttttttttttaaaaaaaaattttatatattattattttttttaacgtaCATCAACCTAGCTGTCCAAAACAGGGCCTCAGTACTTCTACTATATGGGGTTGGCTATATGAATCCATTTCCAACCACATCTGATTCCTTTTTTATAATGATAGATTATGAATaggaaatattttaacttatgaGATATTGTATGCTGCATGGCCCACTGATGAAGCCTTTTCACCTAGGAGGTctgatttaattatatatatacatatcccTACCTCTACTAGATCAATTAAAAGATTGTGAACAACACCCACATCCGTAATGGCTTTacttttaatttgtaattagtCTCTCACTCTCCCTCTGTCCACTATGCCATTATCAACATGTTatgtattttgatgttttgCTGTCTACATGCACAGGGGCCCTGACCTTGATGTGGACCTTGTTCCTGGAAAAAGTTCagcagagaagaaaaaaaagaaaaagaagaagaaaactcaGGAGAGTGAAGGGAAAACTAATGTGGATCAAACAATTTCAGCAGTGGGAAATCAGGAGTTAGATGAAACGCAAGGCAAAGACAAGTCATCTCAAGTGAGAACATTTTCAAATGGGTTGGTTATCGAGGAGCTAGCAATGGGCAAACCAGATGGCAAAAGAGCTTCGCCTGGAAAACAGGTTGCTCTTTGTTTGTCAACTTTTTAAATGGTCAAATGACCCATTTCCTTGGACGTTAGCTTTTCACACGCAACAGATGATATTGTAAAAGATGTTCTGTGTTGCCTTGTTTTCAGACTTTTGTATCTTTCCCAATGTTCAACGAGGTAAGATCTTTAAAAGAAAGATTCTTAGATGGAGTTACATTGCTCTCTAGGCCTATAGCTTGATGGGGCTTGGAGTCTTCTATTGTTTGGACCCAATCAGTAACATATGATTCTCTAAACACCAATAAATTACATGTTGTAGTTTGGCTTGTTGCATTTTGGTGTCTTTCCGGCTGCTGTATCATGACCATGTCTCTGAAATTTGTCCATGTCAAGATTTATGACAGCATCAagtgaatatttaagattttatgcaGTTCCTGGATAAAAGTGTTGCCTAAAGGATAACaatcagatatttttataataagcaCCTTTGAGTCATATAGAAAAACCTAgatttatttgcttatttttgtTGATGTCAAATGTactattattttcatttgagtAACAGGATGCTATGATTTGATTTCAGGTCAGTGTCCATTATATTGGCAAGctaaaaaataatggaaaaattTTTGATTCGAATGTGGGAAGGGCACCCTTTAAGTTCCGCCTAGGTAATGCATTACTTTATATCACAAATGACAGGTACCCAATTTGTTATCTGTGTTAAAATTATCTTCTCTTGGTCTTGCAGGTATAGGACAAGTTATAAAGGGGTGGGATGTTGGGGTTAATGGTAATTTTCTGAAGACTTAAGACTTGATTCTACTAATCTGTACATTTGGTATCCTTTGCTAAGCTGTTGTTACATATTCTTGCGTATACTGAATCCTCAGGCATGCGTATTGGGGACAAAAGAAGACTCACAATTCCACCATCCATGGGGTATGCAATATCTTTTGCTTTCCATTTTAACGTCCTATTTTCTTGTCGAGTTTGGCACTGTAGCATCTATAGCTTTTTTTTGGCATTCTCTCACTCATTGAAGGTATGATAAGTGTTAGTTCACGTCCCCTTGCCCTCTTGTTTCTGTGTCCAATAAATGGTTTTCCCTCTACAAAGCTTTGGGCAGCCAAATCAAGAGATATTGATACTCAAATCTTCTTATGCAGCTATGGATCTGAACGAGCTGGGAAGATACCGCAAAATTCATGGCTCGTGTTTGATGTAGAGTTGGTCGATGTTCGTTGATCCCACCGCTTTCATGTTTTCCATCAGTTTTTGGAGGTTTTCGCTTGCTGCAAAAAGATGTGAAGAAGTGTTTCATCATAAATGATTGGGTctttgagaaaaattaaaaactttgtCCAGGATTGTAAATTTTGGATCCATCGGCTCTCAAATGGGGAactgtttgagaaaaaaattttgtgaaatttcagGTGTTTTGAAGAATTTAGTTACTTATAGTGAGTTATGAAAGTTCATATTTCCTAACTACGATGTGCTAGGGTTTGGCAATTTATAACTCTTGAGGCTGGAGAAAAATAGTTTCTGGTATGCACTAGCATGCAAAATTGGGCATTGTTGTCGACTATGGGCTGTAGATTTGAACTTCGGGATACgtgaaattaaattagaagcaagaACTTTGAAgtaatgttttaattaattGCTGTAACAAGCTGAAAGCCATGAACTCGGAGGGAATGTTATTCTACTGGATGAGATATTGAAGCTAGCTTTTAAGATTGAACGATAtaattattcttgtttttatcgtgtgctttattttttttattatgtcatAATTAGTAGCTTTTAGCGTTTCAATAATCAAATCGATTCCACACGGATTAATATTTAGTTATTACTAAGGATGGATGTGATTTTAGTCAGACGAATTAGCTCCTTGACATTGTAAAAAAAGCCACTATTGAAAGTAAAAACAtatttcatcttctttatcCTTGATTTTAGTCATATTTCTGGATGCTTGATGCTCAATTGCTAAGGACTGTTGTTTCCATTGTTTTGCTGTTACATTCTGTGGCGTGCTCCATTACGTTGAATCCCAAGTGATACCATAATGgcattaaaatttgagaaacgAAATCAGATGAGCATTGGtttgttaaaaaaacaaataaccaGTGCCATTTGAGAGAGCGGGGAGCATGAAAAACGTGTTTTCTAGTTTTGAGAATTTGAGCTGACCATGCAGGCCGGGGTGTCGTGTTCAATTATCCGATGATTAAGCAAAGAAGCCAATCAAGTTTGTTGAATGTTGCAGTCTTCCAAGTGCCCAGTTTTATGCAAAGCCTATTTCAATTACTTGGGCCATAAATTTCACTTCTGgctgaattgttttttttttttttaaacaatatttcaggtagcaaagaaagaaagatggggAAAAGCGAACTACAATGCTACGATCATGAAGCAGCAAAACTACatacttataattaaaagaGGTTTGGCAAACAAAATACATTCAAAATTACTATAGCCTCAAGACATTCATAATCCGTAGCACGTTCActtattataaatttctcaattCACCACACTGTCATATTCCTATGCGTGTACCGATTGCTTGAGTGACCACAAAACTGCAAAACCACACATCATAAAACCGAAGATCTTAGAAGGTTGTCGAGAAATTGCCGAATGACATCGATAACAACTTCAGTATGGTTTCACGGGTGCTCTGAACTTTGATCCAGCATAGACAGCTGCAGATCCAAGCTCTTCCTCTATCCTGAGAAGCTGCAAATCAGAGAACAATCGTTAACTTTTGTCCTTAATATCACCATTGTGTGTTTTGTGTCCTTGTGTTCACTTGAGAGACGCAGATGGATAAAAAGCAATGATTTGGAACTACCGAGCCTCATCATACTGTTAGAGAATAAGGTGTAACGATGAGCAAGCAGATagttgagggagagagagagagggagcagCAAGCAGATCCCAAAGTAGAAGTTTACCTGGTTGTATTTAGCAAGGCGCTCTGATCTGCAAGGAGCCCCAGTCTTGATCTGGCCCTGTTTAGCAAGAGATATGAGGATAAATCATATCACAGCTTAAGCAATGGCATACACAAAGTTGTTGGACCACATAGGATGTAATAATAAAACCTTGACGTTAAGCACCTAATATTGTAACCATaattcacaataattttttttaatacaagtaAATATTATTCACAAGATAAATGGTGTTCTTTACAAAATGGAATCTTTTGTCGCAAACAAAACCTAAATATCAAATTCTCCAACTGCAGGGaacaacaaaaaacaacaaaaaacaacCAACCTCCACCCAAAGAAATTTAGAACTCCCAACAGAAAAGTGGTAGGATAACACTTACCGTTGCCAACCCAACTGAAAGGTCCGCAATGAAGGTATCCTCAGTTTCACCACTATATTAAACAAAGATAACCAATCAGAAACACCATAGCACAAGTAAATTTTAGTCACAACCCAAGTTACCAACATCTTATGGGAGAGTGGGAGATGGGAACATAATGAGCATGCTGTGTACCTTCGGTGACTTGCCATGACACCCCATCCAGCATGTTTAGACATTTTCACAGCTTCAATACTCTCAGTTACCGAACCAATTTGATTCACCTGACCAATCATTAACATGGGGTTGAGAATCTTCTACTTTCAGGCACATGATCATCCACTTAATTTTTATATGGGTGCGGATGTAAGTCAGTGGTAGTGAACCAATGGCTATCAACAAATTATCAGAAATTTTATGTGCATGCAATCCATGGCAGTAGTAAACAAACAGACAAGCAGAGACCAAACAATTATCGTCTAAGATTTACAAGGCAATCCTTAGATGCCCCTTTAATGAGAAAGACAATGAATGCTACCTTCAACAAAAGGGCATTGCAGGCTTTCTCCTGAATTGCTTTTCCAACACGCTGTAGCAACAATAATTAACAAAGTCAGGCCAAAAGACGGCTCTTCCAAATTTGAATTAACATAACTGATACTTGTTATACCTTAGGGTTTGTGACAAGAAGATCATCACCAACAATCTGCACTTGCTCGCCAATTTCACTGGTAAGCTTTGCATAGTGCTCCCAGTCATCCTGATCAAATGGGTCCTCAATGGACACAATTGGATAATCAGCCACAAATGACTTGTAAACATTCTTCAAGCTGTCCCCTGATATTTTTTGTGATCCGTCATTGTTCTACAGCAGACATTCAATTGTTCAGCTAACTTAGTTGATAACAAACTCATGAATTGATATGCTCCCGACcaaacttatttttatcacacATATAAAACagatatataaatcattcaaaATGATGTGAATccgaggcaaaaaaaaaaaaaaaagatgtaacATTATGTAAATAAAGTAATTACCTCTTCCTTGAAATTTAAATCATAGGTCTTATCCTTGTTATCATAGAATTCAGATGCAGCAACATCCATACCAATCACAACCTGttaggaaaaaagagaaaaaaatagccACCAAATTGTTAAAGTAGTATTGCTACAAGAGGAGGTGAAGAAGTAAGAGGGctaaatttgattaaaaaatgaaaaagatccAAGAACCGACCTTTCCAGTATATCCAGCTTTAGCAATAGCAGTCTTTAGCAGTTCAAGACCCTCTTTGTTTTCCTGCAAAACCAAACATCCTGACATTATTTTTATCCACATAATACTTGCTTTCTGACATCTTCTATAAATGAGACAAAGCAAAATTGTCATTAGATGTGATACcagaaacttaaaaataaaaaatattacaaataaacttaaaaattagTTATGCTACATGTCAGCCTTCCGACTTGTTAATTTGGTTTTCAATCAAGGCATAAGGTACAAAAGAAAACAGGAGCAATTtcatgttaaaaagaaaagttcagTTAGTTGACTTCTTGCTTTTCTATAAAATTTCCTGATAGGCGAAAAGCATACTCAGACCATACCGACCTGAATGTTAGGAGCAAAACCACCTTCATCGCCAACATTGG
Coding sequences:
- the LOC121252758 gene encoding peptidyl-prolyl cis-trans isomerase FKBP53; amino-acid sequence: MGFWGIEVKPGKPYPYHSDNVQGKLHITQATLGLGSSTERCIIQCFVGHKNPVFLCSLLPDKNESCPLNLEFDNDDLFAFSVIGPRSIHLSGYFEADDGYAIQDHYESDSSGEDIGETQTEDSSDFDSEDDYDEDFIDDSDLEMYSPSHMPNSGVVIEEIVDNEKPTNGNGQLKRKMKNQSSDSENHRESQQQIIVKSGVVPVLESEDDDGFPVSAAHKSNANIQKPETEAEITEKKITEKTKKKTKANDGDHAAGLKRKVESNDQDDHPERQKRKNKKKGKEQAKEGNALLSGKDTEMNIPVDNEKRPEELKRSPNLDQVSPVGNDHDQKLSNEKGPDLDVDLVPGKSSAEKKKKKKKKKTQESEGKTNVDQTISAVGNQELDETQGKDKSSQVRTFSNGLVIEELAMGKPDGKRASPGKQVSVHYIGKLKNNGKIFDSNVGRAPFKFRLGIGQVIKGWDVGVNGMRIGDKRRLTIPPSMGYGSERAGKIPQNSWLVFDVELVDVR
- the LOC121252760 gene encoding enolase; amino-acid sequence: MATIKLVKARQIFDSRGNPTVEVDIILSDDSLARAAVPSGASTGVYEALELRDGGSDYLGKGVLKAVENVNKIIGPALIGKDPTEQAKIDNFMVQELDGTVNEWGWCKQKLGANAILAVSLAVCKAGALVKKIPLYQHIANLAGNKTLVLPVPAFNVINGGSHAGNKLAMQEFMILPVGASCFKEAMKMGVEVYHHLKAVIKKKYGQDATNVGDEGGFAPNIQENKEGLELLKTAIAKAGYTGKVVIGMDVAASEFYDNKDKTYDLNFKEENNDGSQKISGDSLKNVYKSFVADYPIVSIEDPFDQDDWEHYAKLTSEIGEQVQIVGDDLLVTNPKRVGKAIQEKACNALLLKVNQIGSVTESIEAVKMSKHAGWGVMASHRSGETEDTFIADLSVGLATGQIKTGAPCRSERLAKYNQLLRIEEELGSAAVYAGSKFRAPVKPY